TCGGCGGCATCGCTTTCCGGTCCGGCATAGTGACTGTTGAGCGAGCTGCTGGACTTTTGTGCAGCGGAAACCTTAGCCTGCAAGGTGGACGCATTTGCATCAATCCACTGCAATTGTGTGAGGTGACTGTTGAGAACCCGAACGATCTGGCTCAGCTGTGTCTGATGTGTTAGCAAGAATATTGACATCTCAGCACTGACAGGGTTACTTACAGGATCTTCGGTCTTGGCTCCCTTGCTTAAAGTACCAGAAATGTCATTTATTTCCTTAACCATCTTGGAAAGATCTCTAGACTTTTCATCCAGTTGCTGTGTAAGTTTTTCAGCCAACTTGTATGTTCGCTCGCGCTCCTGATCGGGACCAGCAAGCTGCTCGCCGGGTCCAATTTGTTTAGCAAACATGTCCTGCACCTCTGTTTCATAGCGATTCAGCCATGCCTCaagttcttcttgttggcttTCTACGGTGGCGAGTTGGCGCTCAATTTCGTGACTGGCTCGCTCAGCCTCAAAAGTGTCCAGGTAAAGCTTCTGAATCTTTTCGCCATTGTCAACCAGGCTACGATCCCATGTCGAAACTGTAGTGGCCTGCTCCTTAAACTCCTTTTGATATTTGGTCAAATCTGAAGCCCATCTAGTGACAATGTCTTCCATGGTCTTGTTTTTCAGTCTTGCCATCTGCGAAGTCGGACCCGTGGTGGATGCGCCGAGGGCATTTGTCGTGCCATTTTGCGCCGCAGGCTTAGGCTCTTCCTTGTCTTTGCTAGCTGCGTCTGTTGCTGGTTTAGCTCCAAATAAACCTCCGGCCGTTGAAGCGGCCGGCGCGGGCGTCGCTCCGGTTGATGCAGGAGCTGCACCACCGAAAAGAGATGAAGCAGGTTTGGCTGCCGCAGCAGTTGATGCAGCTTGCGTGCCACCTCCAAATAGACCACCCGCGGTCGCAGTAGCTGCGGGAGTTGCGGATGCAGTCGTGGTGGCCGCTGGCTTGTTTCCGAACAAACCTCCAGCGGTGCTGGCGGTTGCTGGGGCTGCGGAAGACGTGGTAGCAGAGCTGGtagcaccaccaccaaaaagccCGCTGCTTGTAGTTGTCGAAGCCGGAGCCGCTGATGCCGTAGAAGCAGCGGGTTTCGCGCCAAACATGGATCCTGCAGACCCTGTGGTAGCTGTCGCGGAGCCCGATGTCGCTGAAGTAGCCGGAGTGCTGTTGCTTGTTGCAGCCCCAAAGAGACCACCGGCAGATCCTCCAGTCGTAGCTGCGGGTTTGTTACCAAACAGACCGCCAGCAGAAGAGCCAGCTCCAGATTGAGCACCTCCGAAAAGTCCAGAGGTAGCTGGGGCAGCAGgtgctgatgttgatggagcagcCGACTTTGCCGCGCCGCCGAATAGTCCACCAGCGGTCGTTCCAGTTGTAGCTGCAGACTTAGATGAATCAATCGGAGGAGCTCCCGCAGGAGTCGTCGACGGGAGAGAAAACATGGGTTTGGCAGGTGTTGCTGCGGAagccgttgttggtgttgtgctcTGCGGGTTTGTCGTGGGAGTTGTACCAGTTTTATTCCCGAACAGGCCGCTTCCTGATTGCGCGAACAGACCAGATGAAGGTGCCGCAGATGTTGTAGTTGTGCTTTGAGACTGAGCACCACTGCTTTGAGCCCCAAAGAGACCGCCGCCAGAAGAtgagccaccaccaccaccaaacatGCCACTGGAAGCTGGTTTAGACGATGATGTGTTGGAACCTCCAAACAAACCTCCAGATGCCGGTGTTGTGCTAGAGGCGCCgccagctcctccaaagAAGCCTCCGGAGGAAGGGGCCGCCGACGTAGGCGTAGAGGAGGCATTGTTTGCTCCGCCAAAGAGACCGCTGGTTGATGGAGTCGTCGAAGCTCCTCCAAACAGACCCCCAGAAGTGGGTGTTGAAGCCGTGTTTGACGAAGGAGCTCCCCCAAATAAACCGCCTGCAGGCTTCTGCGCGTCGCCGGCAGACTTCTGGCCGAAAATGGAACCAGCGCTGTTTGAGGTTGCGTTGTTGCCGCCGGTAGAGCCACCAGCTGAGCCGAACGAGAACGAGGGAGTGCCTCCAGAAGAAGCACCTCCGAAGAGACCACCAGTGGCCGGGGCTGTAGTCGTCGGGTTATTCGATGGAGCGCTCGACGAGCCCTGGGTTCCAAAGGTGAACGACATGGTGTTTTTGTTGTCGGAAGGCCTGACCGTTTCCTAGAATTGTCACCTAAGCAACAGGGCGAcgttgacaatgacaagagaATCCCACGGTCTCAAAAGCAGTCATAACAGAGTGATAATTTGACGACTATCCGCTCTCGACGCTGCTGCGGACGGCCCAACGCTCGTAGCAGTGTGGTTGGGGTGCAATTGTCGAAGCGAAGCTTGCTTGAGAGAAGCCGTGGTTGGGAGCTTTTtttgtggtgatgtcttTGCAGCTCCACGCGCCAGGCTGCGGTTCTTGGTTTCGACTGGGCGCGCCAGAGCTTGCAGTGGGGGTACTTGGGGTTTGCGCCGCAACTGTGCTGTCGACAAGGTACCACCCCTGACCAACCCTTCCAGGGAGAACATCGAACCTTGGACAGACGCTGTGAAATGCTGCAATCCCAATTGATGAGCCCCACGTGATGGATCTCGACCTCAACTCCTGCAATTGCCTTCCAGAGGCGAATACAACCTGGCGACTCCTCATATCGAC
The genomic region above belongs to Pochonia chlamydosporia 170 chromosome 2, whole genome shotgun sequence and contains:
- a CDS encoding nucleoporin, NSP1-lik (similar to Metarhizium robertsii ARSEF 23 XP_007821901.1), with the protein product MSFTFGTQGSSSAPSNNPTTTAPATGGLFGGASSGGTPSFSFGSAGGSTGGNNATSNSAGSIFGQKSAGDAQKPAGGLFGGAPSSNTASTPTSGGLFGGASTTPSTSGLFGGANNASSTPTSAAPSSGGFFGGAGGASSTTPASGGLFGGSNTSSSKPASSGMFGGGGGSSSGGGLFGAQSSGAQSQSTTTTSAAPSSGLFAQSGSGLFGNKTGTTPTTNPQSTTPTTASAATPAKPMFSLPSTTPAGAPPIDSSKSAATTGTTAGGLFGGAAKSAAPSTSAPAAPATSGLFGGAQSGAGSSAGGLFGNKPAATTGGSAGGLFGAATSNSTPATSATSGSATATTGSAGSMFGAKPAASTASAAPASTTTSSGLFGGGATSSATTSSAAPATASTAGGLFGNKPAATTTASATPAATATAGGLFGGGTQAASTAAAAKPASSLFGGAAPASTGATPAPAASTAGGLFGAKPATDAASKDKEEPKPAAQNGTTNALGASTTGPTSQMARLKNKTMEDIVTRWASDLTKYQKEFKEQATTVSTWDRSLVDNGEKIQKLYLDTFEAERASHEIERQLATVESQQEELEAWLNRYETEVQDMFAKQIGPGEQLAGPDQERERTYKLAEKLTQQLDEKSRDLSKMVKEINDISGTLSKGAKTEDPLSQIVRVLNSHLTQLQWIDANASTLQAKVSAAQKSSSSLNSHYAGPESDAAEGFYRSYYGRR